One part of the Sardina pilchardus chromosome 5, fSarPil1.1, whole genome shotgun sequence genome encodes these proteins:
- the timm10b gene encoding mitochondrial import inner membrane translocase subunit Tim10 B, which yields MDQEQQLRNLKDFLLVYNRMTEICFQRCTTNFNYRALTMDEERCTDSCAGKLIRSNHRLMGTYVQLMPEMVQRRMQEMESKAAELDRAEAQAASAGVEQAAVPAMPGLEATHVPVGITPDMAAPVITTDAPPPPVFVHEATAAVADLSGVVPPAADMPVMNGPSFTNGAGNGEPAFVLSPAPPELSGPVGLLSGISEAPVVSSEAKVALPIAVEGPMIPFSIPPVVTEIPSLSVSVEKMTPSLLELPSTVTPALPTVTVPSPPEFSASVPGLMNAASDAIAPAPVPVPEPKAADLTKGMSTSSTNGSGGDSQSSS from the exons ttaaAGGATTTCCTGTTAGTTTACAATCGGATGACCGAGATCTGCTTTCAGCGATGCACAACCAACTTCAATTACAGAGCTCTTACTATGGACGAG GAGCGTTGTACTGATAGCTGCGCTGGTAAGCTCATCCGCTCCAACCACCGCCTGATGGGCACCTACGTGCAGCTAATGCCTGAAATGGTGCAGCGGCGGATGCAGGAGATGGAGAGCAAGGCTGCTGAGCTGGACCGAGCAGAGGCTCAGGCTGCCAGTGCAGGAGTGGAGCAGGCAGCGGTGCCAGCGATGCCAGGCCTGGAAGCCACACATGTGCCTGTTGGCATCACGCCAGACATGGCAGCGCCCGTCATCACCACAGATGCCCCACCTCCACCTGTGTTTGTCCatgaagccacagcagcagtggcagatCTATCTGGCGTAGTTCCACCTGCTGCAGACATGCCGGTGATGAATGGACCGTCCTTCACAAACGGTGCTGGGAACGGTGAACCAGCCTTTGTCCTGTCACCAGCTCCACCAGAACTGTCAGGTCCAGTGGGCCTACTCTCTGGTATATCAGAAGCCCCTGTTGTATCCTCTGAAGCAAAGGTAGCATTGCCCATAGCTGTTGAAGGACCAATGATACCCTTTTCTATACCACCAGTAGTGACCGAGATACCTTCTCTCAGCGTTTCTGTGGAAAAGATGACTCCTTCACTCTTAGAGCTGCCGTCCACAGTAACGCCAGCCCTGCCCACGGTCACTGTACCATCACCACCAGAGTTTAGCGCCTCAGTACCTGGTTTGATGAATGCCGCATCAGATGCCATTGCACCTGCTCCTGTTCCTGTCCCTGAACCTAAAGCTGCAGATCTGACCAAAGGCATGTCTACTTCAAGCACCAATGGCTCTGGAGGCGATTCCCAGTCCTCATCTTGA